The Thermosynechococcus sp. genome has a segment encoding these proteins:
- a CDS encoding transglycosylase domain-containing protein: MSTTTLGKHPSQTRPQDENFWRGVLRIANRTFLVGMTFGCAAIGGGLLGLAISFRNLPDVRSLRGYVPSETTHIYDAKGTLLVSLHDEENREVVPLNEISPNLKLAVLAIEDSSFYQHHGINPIGIGRALMVNLTSGRTVQGGSTLTMQLVKNLFLSRDRSMSRKVAEAVLAMRLEQIFSKDEILEMYLNQVYWGHNTYGVQTAAQSYFKKNAADLTLAEAAMMAGIIQAPEAYSPFVDFDLAKERQQLVLERLVELNWITPQEAAAAAQEPIKLGEITSFQRSRSPWITDAVLQELTRQFGREAVIRGGMRVQSSLDLKIQKMAEDAIRRGYESLQASGVRADQLALAAVDPRTHYVKALVGGVDYSRSQFNRATQALRQPGSAFKPFVYYAAYASGKYTPDSVISDSPVQYRDGDGWYVPRNYDGSFMGGISMRLALAMSRNIPAIVLGQEVGIERVIEICRTLGITSPMLPVVSLPLGAVDLTPLEMAAAYATFANNGWQSPTTTIIQVTDNNGHLLLDHTPRPKLVLDPWAAAALNSTMQSVITSGTGTAANIGRPAAGKTGTTSSERDIWFVGYVPQLSAAVWAGNDNYAPLGQGATGGGFMAPIWRDFMAQALKDVPVEDFTPMSKFQRPKPQRQKN; encoded by the coding sequence GTGTCCACCACTACCCTTGGCAAACACCCCTCCCAAACGCGCCCCCAAGATGAAAACTTCTGGCGTGGGGTACTGCGAATTGCTAACCGCACCTTCCTCGTGGGCATGACCTTTGGGTGTGCGGCTATTGGGGGTGGCCTGTTGGGCCTAGCAATTAGCTTTCGGAATCTTCCGGATGTGCGATCGCTACGGGGCTATGTCCCCAGTGAAACCACCCACATTTACGATGCCAAGGGCACACTCCTTGTGAGCCTTCACGATGAAGAAAATCGCGAAGTCGTTCCCCTCAACGAAATTTCGCCGAATCTGAAGCTGGCTGTGCTGGCGATCGAAGACAGCAGTTTCTACCAGCATCACGGTATTAACCCCATTGGTATTGGCCGTGCCTTGATGGTCAACCTCACCTCCGGGCGTACCGTGCAGGGCGGCTCTACCCTGACGATGCAATTGGTCAAAAATCTCTTTTTGTCTCGCGATCGCTCCATGAGCCGTAAAGTGGCTGAGGCTGTTTTGGCTATGCGCCTCGAGCAGATCTTCAGCAAAGACGAAATTTTGGAGATGTACCTCAATCAGGTCTATTGGGGACATAACACCTACGGCGTGCAAACTGCAGCCCAAAGCTACTTCAAAAAAAATGCTGCAGATCTCACGCTTGCCGAAGCCGCCATGATGGCTGGGATTATTCAAGCTCCAGAAGCCTATAGCCCCTTTGTGGATTTTGATCTCGCCAAGGAACGGCAGCAATTGGTGCTAGAGCGGCTGGTGGAGTTGAATTGGATTACCCCCCAAGAGGCTGCGGCCGCTGCCCAAGAACCCATCAAGCTGGGGGAAATTACCTCCTTCCAGCGCAGTCGTAGCCCTTGGATTACCGATGCTGTGTTGCAGGAGTTGACCCGCCAATTCGGCCGTGAAGCTGTCATTCGTGGTGGCATGCGGGTGCAAAGCAGCCTTGATCTCAAAATACAAAAAATGGCGGAAGATGCCATCCGACGGGGGTATGAAAGCCTGCAAGCCAGTGGTGTGCGTGCAGATCAGTTAGCTTTAGCCGCCGTGGATCCGCGTACCCACTATGTCAAAGCGCTGGTGGGGGGAGTAGACTACAGCCGCAGTCAATTTAATCGAGCCACCCAAGCCCTGCGCCAGCCAGGGTCTGCTTTTAAGCCCTTTGTCTATTATGCTGCCTATGCCAGTGGCAAATACACCCCTGATTCAGTCATTAGCGACTCGCCAGTGCAGTACCGGGATGGGGACGGATGGTATGTGCCTCGCAACTACGATGGCTCCTTTATGGGTGGCATATCTATGCGCCTGGCCTTGGCCATGTCCCGCAATATTCCCGCGATTGTCCTTGGCCAAGAGGTGGGCATTGAGCGCGTAATTGAAATTTGCCGTACCCTTGGCATTACCAGTCCAATGTTGCCCGTGGTTTCCCTGCCCTTGGGAGCGGTGGATCTCACCCCCTTGGAAATGGCCGCTGCCTATGCCACATTCGCCAATAATGGCTGGCAATCTCCCACCACAACGATTATTCAAGTCACCGATAACAACGGTCATTTGCTGCTAGATCACACACCGCGCCCCAAACTCGTGCTTGATCCTTGGGCTGCTGCCGCCCTAAACAGCACGATGCAGAGCGTAATCACCAGTGGTACAGGGACAGCAGCCAACATTGGCCGGCCTGCTGCAGGCAAAACAGGCACCACTTCTTCTGAGCGGGATATTTGGTTTGTTGGCTATGTGCCGCAACTCTCAGCGGCTGTGTGGGCAGGGAATGACAACTATGCGCCCTTGGGGCAGGGGGCAACGGGGGGTGGTTTTATGGCACCCATTTGGCGAGATTTCATGGCTCAGGCCCTCAAGGATGTGCCTGTAGAGGACTTTACCCCGATGTCGAAGTTTCAGCGACCCAAGCCGCAGCGGCAAAAAAATTAA
- a CDS encoding transcriptional repressor — protein sequence MPLYTAAALKAELNEKGWRLTPQRETILNIFQNLPKGNHLSAEDLHHELRKQGHSISLSTVYRTVKLMSRMGILRELELAEGHKHYELNTMSPHHHHHMVCVQCNRTTEFDNDSILKQALKQTEKYGLQLIDCQLTIYTICPEALRRGYPGLPENWVCSSAIAHGTAPPSRGK from the coding sequence ATGCCACTTTATACAGCAGCAGCCTTAAAGGCGGAACTGAATGAGAAGGGCTGGCGGTTGACGCCACAGCGAGAAACGATTCTCAATATCTTCCAAAATCTGCCTAAGGGCAATCACCTGAGTGCTGAAGACCTGCACCATGAGTTGCGCAAACAGGGACACTCCATTAGTTTATCCACTGTTTATCGTACCGTGAAGTTGATGTCACGGATGGGTATTCTGCGGGAGTTAGAACTTGCTGAGGGACACAAGCACTACGAGTTAAATACAATGTCCCCGCACCACCATCACCACATGGTGTGTGTGCAATGCAACCGCACGACTGAGTTTGATAATGACTCCATTCTCAAGCAGGCCTTGAAGCAAACGGAGAAATATGGTCTGCAGCTGATTGATTGCCAACTGACGATCTATACCATTTGTCCAGAGGCGCTGCGGCGCGGTTACCCGGGACTGCCGGAAAACTGGGTCTGTAGTAGCGCGATCGCCCACGGGACGGCACCCCCCTCGCGGGGTAAATAG
- a CDS encoding rhodanese-like domain-containing protein — translation MLGQVTVVELAQRLATEADTLQLIDVREPEEWAIARLPHFTPLPLSAFPQWSPQICQLFDPDRETLVLCHHGVRSAQMGHWLIQQGFRNVKNIVGGIDAYAAVVDPTLPRY, via the coding sequence ATGCTAGGACAAGTCACAGTGGTGGAATTGGCGCAACGCCTAGCCACAGAGGCGGATACCTTGCAGCTGATTGATGTGCGGGAACCAGAGGAGTGGGCGATCGCCCGTCTTCCTCACTTTACGCCTTTGCCCTTGAGTGCGTTTCCCCAGTGGTCGCCCCAAATTTGTCAGCTCTTTGATCCAGACCGGGAGACTTTGGTGCTCTGCCACCATGGTGTACGCTCTGCCCAGATGGGGCACTGGTTAATTCAGCAGGGGTTTCGCAATGTCAAGAATATTGTTGGTGGAATTGATGCCTATGCTGCAGTAGTCGATCCAACCCTTCCCCGTTACTAG
- the gap gene encoding type I glyceraldehyde-3-phosphate dehydrogenase → MTLRVGINGFGRIGRLVLRAALACDNIQFVGINDLVPADNLAYLFKYDSTHGLYPGTVKATAEGIEIDGKFIPCTAIRNPAELPWGAVGADYIVESTGLFTGYEGAAQHLQAGAKRVVISAPTKDADKVKTIVVGVNHDTFDPSSDRIVSNASCTTNCLAPVAKVLHASFGLVEGLMTTVHSVTATQPTVDGPSKKDWRGGRGAGQNIIPASTGAAKAVTLVLPELKGKLTGMAFRVPTPDVSVVDLTFKTEKATSYGEICAAMKAAAEGELQGILGYTEEAVVSSDFIGDGRSSIFDATAGIQLNANFFKVVAWYDNEWGYSCRVVDLLKLMAAKDGLL, encoded by the coding sequence ATGACGTTGAGAGTCGGTATTAATGGCTTTGGCCGCATTGGCCGCTTGGTGCTCCGGGCGGCTCTTGCCTGCGACAATATTCAGTTTGTCGGCATTAACGATCTTGTGCCTGCGGATAACCTAGCCTATCTCTTCAAGTACGATTCCACCCACGGCCTCTATCCGGGTACCGTCAAGGCCACAGCGGAGGGCATTGAAATTGATGGTAAGTTCATTCCCTGTACGGCCATTCGCAATCCCGCAGAACTGCCCTGGGGAGCCGTTGGTGCAGACTATATCGTTGAGTCCACTGGGTTATTTACTGGCTATGAGGGGGCGGCTCAGCATTTACAAGCGGGTGCCAAACGGGTGGTGATTTCAGCCCCCACTAAGGATGCCGATAAGGTGAAAACGATTGTCGTCGGTGTTAACCACGATACCTTTGACCCGTCGAGCGATCGCATTGTCTCCAATGCTAGTTGCACAACCAATTGCTTAGCCCCAGTTGCTAAGGTGTTGCACGCAAGCTTTGGCTTAGTAGAGGGCTTGATGACCACCGTGCACTCCGTCACCGCTACCCAGCCCACTGTGGATGGCCCCAGCAAAAAGGATTGGCGCGGCGGCCGCGGGGCTGGCCAAAATATTATTCCGGCTTCTACAGGAGCCGCCAAGGCAGTAACGCTGGTGTTGCCTGAACTCAAGGGCAAGTTGACCGGGATGGCCTTTCGCGTTCCCACCCCCGATGTCTCTGTGGTGGATTTGACCTTCAAAACCGAGAAGGCTACAAGCTATGGGGAGATTTGTGCGGCAATGAAGGCGGCGGCTGAGGGGGAACTCCAGGGTATTCTCGGCTATACGGAAGAGGCGGTTGTCTCCAGTGATTTTATCGGTGATGGTCGCTCCAGTATCTTTGATGCCACGGCGGGGATTCAACTCAATGCCAATTTCTTTAAGGTGGTGGCCTGGTATGACAATGAGTGGGGCTATTCCTGCCGTGTGGTGGATCTACTCAAATTGATGGCCGCAAAGGATGGTCTGCTCTAG
- the fabD gene encoding ACP S-malonyltransferase: MTKTAWLFPGQGSQHPEMMADLLTAYPPAKERCEQAAAILGWSVIDCCAGSIGNLDQTLYTQPSLFLVESLLVDALKERGAKADFVAGHSLGEYVALYAAEVFDFETGLKLVQRRAALMNAAGGGKMVALIGFDRQELQQAIASTPNVVLANDNHPGQVVISGLPAAVDTVVGKIKVKRAVPLNVSGAFHSPLMAEAAATFATLLDECQFQAAVFPVLNNVEPEPTTDAALIKARLRSQMTGSVRWVDTCHALAAAGVTQALEIGPGNVLAGLVKRTTPEITVTSVWPRSPVWRAWCESRSRAFHQPAPLPSLQMVSGESTPAHLFSGAHLW, from the coding sequence ATGACAAAGACAGCGTGGTTATTTCCCGGCCAAGGGTCGCAACATCCAGAAATGATGGCGGATTTGCTGACAGCCTATCCCCCAGCCAAGGAGCGGTGCGAACAGGCAGCGGCGATTTTAGGGTGGTCGGTCATTGACTGCTGTGCAGGTTCCATCGGCAATTTAGATCAAACGCTCTATACTCAGCCCAGTTTGTTTCTTGTGGAGAGCCTACTGGTGGATGCCCTCAAGGAACGGGGAGCTAAGGCGGACTTTGTGGCAGGACATAGTCTCGGTGAATATGTTGCCCTCTATGCGGCAGAAGTCTTTGATTTTGAAACGGGACTCAAATTGGTGCAGCGGCGCGCTGCACTGATGAATGCCGCCGGTGGAGGCAAGATGGTGGCCTTGATTGGCTTTGACCGCCAGGAGTTGCAGCAGGCGATCGCCAGCACGCCTAACGTGGTTCTGGCCAATGACAACCATCCGGGACAAGTGGTGATTTCAGGGCTGCCGGCAGCGGTGGACACAGTGGTGGGCAAAATTAAAGTGAAGCGAGCGGTTCCCCTGAATGTCAGTGGGGCTTTTCATTCCCCCTTGATGGCGGAGGCCGCAGCCACATTTGCCACCCTGTTGGATGAGTGTCAGTTTCAAGCGGCTGTCTTTCCTGTCCTGAACAATGTCGAACCCGAACCAACAACGGATGCAGCGTTAATCAAGGCACGGTTGCGATCCCAAATGACGGGTTCTGTGCGTTGGGTAGACACTTGCCATGCCCTTGCGGCGGCGGGCGTGACCCAAGCTTTGGAGATTGGCCCTGGCAATGTCTTAGCCGGTTTGGTTAAGCGCACCACCCCAGAGATCACCGTTACCAGCGTGTGGCCACGATCGCCAGTTTGGAGAGCCTGGTGTGAGTCGCGATCGCGAGCCTTTCATCAGCCTGCTCCTCTACCATCTCTTCAAATGGTCAGTGGTGAGTCCACTCCTGCACACCTATTTTCGGGGGCGCATCTATGGTGA
- the rpsP gene encoding 30S ribosomal protein S16 has product MIKLRLKRYGKKRNATYRIVAMNNTDRRDGRALEELGFYDPIHDEVRLNEEAIKRRLAQGAQPTDTVRRLFVKANLLPATAQK; this is encoded by the coding sequence ATGATTAAACTGCGTCTCAAACGCTACGGCAAAAAGCGGAACGCCACCTATCGTATTGTGGCCATGAATAATACCGATCGCCGCGATGGGCGTGCCCTTGAAGAATTGGGCTTTTACGATCCAATCCATGATGAAGTGCGCCTCAACGAAGAGGCTATCAAGCGGCGTTTGGCGCAGGGTGCACAACCCACAGATACGGTGCGGCGGCTCTTTGTCAAAGCGAATCTTCTCCCCGCAACTGCCCAAAAATAG
- a CDS encoding KH domain-containing protein has protein sequence MTDSAAPNYAALIRFLLEPFMEAPETLRLHAEFSPAHSRIWVRLAFAGEDKGRVYGRGGRNLQAIRAVLQAAAQAAGQQVYLDVYDAAKSTPKIDHQRSDRPRRSRRRFYSSSRRQS, from the coding sequence ATGACTGATTCGGCTGCCCCCAATTACGCTGCCTTAATTCGCTTCCTGCTTGAACCCTTTATGGAAGCACCAGAGACCCTGCGGCTCCATGCGGAATTTTCTCCTGCTCATTCTCGCATTTGGGTACGTCTTGCCTTTGCTGGCGAGGATAAAGGGCGGGTTTATGGTCGTGGCGGTCGCAATCTCCAGGCCATTCGAGCGGTTTTACAGGCTGCTGCCCAAGCCGCTGGTCAGCAGGTTTACTTAGATGTTTATGATGCTGCCAAAAGTACGCCTAAAATAGATCATCAAAGGAGCGATCGCCCACGGCGATCCCGTCGTCGTTTTTATTCATCATCAAGGAGGCAAAGTTAG
- the rpsU gene encoding 30S ribosomal protein S21 gives MAEVRLGENESIESALRRFKKKIQKAGILSEVKRRERYEKPSLRRKRKQEAARKRNR, from the coding sequence GTGGCTGAAGTCCGTTTAGGTGAAAATGAATCCATTGAGTCCGCCCTACGGCGATTCAAGAAAAAAATCCAAAAAGCAGGTATTCTTTCGGAAGTCAAGCGGCGTGAACGTTACGAAAAACCCAGCCTGCGCCGCAAACGCAAACAGGAGGCCGCCCGCAAGCGCAATCGCTAA
- a CDS encoding PhoH family protein: protein MTTRESLTIDLHSIESAIALVGEQEANLRIFAAQTGATLVLRGRDLYITGTPAQIQLCQQLIQDLSTLWREGRPVSGVDILTVRHAYDTQQREALQELQQDILARTRRGDIIRAKTFRQRQYVQAIRSHTLTFGIGPAGTGKTFLATVLAVQALLAGTYERLILTRPAVEAGERLGFLPGDLQQKIDPYLRPLYDALYELVEPEKISNLMERGVIEVAPLAYMRGRTLNNAFVILDEAQNTTPAQMKMVLTRIGFNSCLVVTGDLTQTDLPEHQTSGLSVATKILKDVEGIAFCYLTKGDVIRHPLVERIIDAYDRHEQGLRTKPKERASEHSDRSPKAN, encoded by the coding sequence ATGACCACGAGGGAAAGCCTCACCATTGACCTCCACAGCATTGAGAGTGCGATCGCCCTTGTCGGTGAGCAAGAAGCTAATCTCCGCATTTTTGCCGCCCAAACAGGGGCGACCCTTGTTTTAAGGGGACGAGATCTCTATATCACTGGCACCCCTGCTCAAATCCAACTCTGCCAACAACTCATTCAAGACCTCAGTACCCTCTGGCGGGAGGGGCGTCCTGTGTCGGGGGTGGATATTCTCACGGTCCGCCATGCCTACGACACTCAGCAGCGGGAAGCCCTCCAGGAGCTGCAACAGGACATTCTAGCTCGCACCCGCCGCGGTGACATTATTCGCGCTAAAACCTTTCGCCAGCGCCAGTACGTTCAAGCGATTCGTAGCCACACCCTCACCTTTGGCATTGGGCCCGCGGGCACCGGCAAAACTTTCTTGGCCACGGTCCTGGCGGTCCAAGCGCTACTGGCGGGCACCTATGAGCGGCTAATTCTAACACGGCCTGCAGTGGAAGCGGGTGAGCGGCTTGGCTTTCTGCCGGGAGATCTACAGCAAAAAATTGATCCCTATCTGCGCCCCCTCTACGATGCCCTCTACGAGCTAGTAGAGCCGGAGAAAATTAGCAACCTGATGGAGCGGGGCGTGATTGAAGTAGCCCCCTTGGCCTATATGCGGGGGCGGACGCTGAATAATGCCTTTGTCATCCTCGATGAGGCCCAGAACACCACTCCTGCCCAGATGAAAATGGTCTTGACCCGTATTGGTTTTAACTCCTGCTTGGTGGTGACCGGGGACTTGACGCAAACCGATCTACCAGAACATCAAACCTCTGGCCTCAGTGTGGCTACGAAAATTCTCAAGGATGTCGAAGGGATCGCGTTTTGTTATCTAACCAAGGGGGATGTCATTCGCCATCCCCTTGTCGAGCGGATTATTGATGCCTACGATCGCCATGAGCAGGGCTTGCGCACTAAGCCAAAAGAGCGCGCATCTGAGCATAGCGATCGCTCACCCAAGGCCAATTAA
- a CDS encoding superoxide dismutase has translation MRLTRRQTLSLLVGSAATLWLRSRPAVAADEPSEIYTLPPLPYDYDALEPVIDAETMRLHHDKHHAAYVNTLNKALTPYRQWHGLAIEELLHHLHQLPTAIQQTVRNHGGGHANHSLFWESMAPNGGGEPTGDLAIAIEDTFGSFPEFQTQFQQAGLQHFGSGWVWLVLTPQGNLTITTTLNQDSPLMQGQVPILGNDLWEHAYYLTYRNRRDQYLEAWWQVVNWPWVSDRYAQMRALLA, from the coding sequence ATGCGCCTAACCCGTCGTCAAACCCTCAGCCTCCTAGTCGGCAGTGCTGCTACACTGTGGTTGCGATCGCGCCCAGCCGTGGCGGCAGATGAGCCATCAGAAATTTATACGCTGCCGCCTTTGCCCTATGACTACGATGCCCTAGAGCCAGTGATTGATGCAGAGACGATGCGTCTGCACCACGACAAACACCATGCAGCCTATGTCAACACTCTCAACAAGGCACTGACACCCTACCGTCAATGGCACGGGCTCGCCATTGAAGAACTCCTGCACCACCTTCACCAACTCCCCACCGCTATCCAACAAACTGTGCGCAACCACGGCGGTGGCCATGCTAACCATTCCCTCTTTTGGGAAAGTATGGCACCGAATGGCGGCGGTGAGCCCACGGGGGACCTCGCCATAGCCATAGAAGACACTTTCGGCTCGTTCCCAGAGTTTCAAACCCAGTTTCAGCAGGCAGGTCTGCAGCACTTTGGCAGTGGCTGGGTCTGGCTTGTGCTGACGCCCCAAGGAAATTTGACCATTACCACGACGCTAAACCAAGATTCTCCGCTGATGCAAGGGCAAGTGCCCATCTTGGGCAATGATCTGTGGGAACATGCTTATTACCTGACCTATCGCAACCGGCGCGATCAGTACCTAGAGGCTTGGTGGCAGGTGGTTAATTGGCCTTGGGTGAGCGATCGCTATGCTCAGATGCGCGCTCTTTTGGCTTAG
- a CDS encoding NblA/ycf18 family protein: MEQRFPELNVDLSFEQEFQMRVMEEQVSTMSLQEARELLLQASRLLMMKDNVIRSLVKRAA, from the coding sequence ATGGAGCAACGCTTCCCGGAACTGAATGTTGACCTCAGCTTTGAACAGGAGTTTCAAATGCGGGTGATGGAGGAGCAAGTGAGTACCATGAGCCTTCAGGAAGCGCGTGAGCTACTGTTGCAAGCCTCCCGCCTATTGATGATGAAAGACAACGTGATTCGCTCCTTGGTCAAACGCGCTGCCTAG
- the lpxD gene encoding UDP-3-O-(3-hydroxymyristoyl)glucosamine N-acyltransferase: MRLADVAERFGATLDCPEQGDRPVLGVAPLETATATDISFLANPKYTALLQITQAAAVFVRPDFQGEAACPLLRVPHPYLAFAKCIEWFYPQPKPAATIHPTAILGTDVVLGAEVTIGAYTVIGDRVRIGDRTVIDSHCTLYDDVVIGSDCRIYSHCALRERVQLGDRVILQNSVVLGSDGFGYVPLPDGRHYKIPQVGTVIIGNDVEIGAGTTIDRATLGETTVAKGTKIDNLTMVAHNCTIGENAILCAQVGLAGSTHIGNHVVLAGQVGAAGHLTIGDRTVVSAKSGISSSVPPDSRMGGIPAMDQTLYLKVSAAVKQLPDLLKRVRKLEAQVGQ; this comes from the coding sequence ATGCGGTTGGCAGATGTCGCCGAACGGTTTGGGGCAACCCTCGACTGTCCAGAGCAAGGCGATCGCCCGGTGTTGGGGGTCGCCCCCCTAGAAACAGCAACAGCAACGGATATTTCTTTTCTGGCCAATCCTAAGTACACCGCCCTGTTGCAGATCACCCAAGCGGCTGCTGTGTTTGTGCGTCCTGACTTTCAAGGGGAGGCCGCCTGTCCTCTGCTGCGGGTGCCCCATCCCTACCTTGCCTTTGCCAAGTGTATTGAATGGTTTTACCCACAACCCAAACCTGCCGCCACCATTCACCCGACAGCAATTCTGGGAACTGATGTGGTTTTGGGAGCTGAGGTCACGATTGGTGCTTATACGGTGATTGGCGATCGCGTCCGCATTGGCGATCGCACGGTGATTGATAGCCATTGCACCCTTTACGACGATGTGGTCATTGGCTCAGACTGTCGTATCTACAGCCACTGTGCCCTGCGGGAGCGGGTGCAATTGGGCGATCGCGTCATCTTGCAAAACAGCGTGGTTTTAGGGAGTGATGGCTTTGGCTATGTCCCCCTGCCCGATGGTCGTCACTACAAAATTCCCCAAGTGGGCACCGTGATCATTGGCAATGATGTGGAAATTGGTGCTGGCACAACGATTGATCGCGCCACCCTTGGAGAGACCACCGTGGCGAAGGGCACAAAAATTGACAACCTGACGATGGTGGCCCACAACTGCACCATTGGTGAAAATGCCATTCTCTGTGCCCAAGTGGGATTGGCAGGCTCGACCCACATTGGTAATCACGTGGTCTTGGCTGGGCAAGTGGGGGCAGCGGGTCATTTGACCATTGGCGATCGCACTGTTGTCTCCGCCAAATCCGGCATTAGTAGCTCGGTACCGCCAGATAGTCGCATGGGGGGGATCCCGGCGATGGATCAAACTCTCTACCTCAAGGTCTCAGCCGCAGTGAAGCAATTGCCAGATCTCCTCAAGCGAGTGCGTAAATTGGAAGCTCAGGTGGGGCAATAG
- a CDS encoding histidine kinase — MKASADASSPQETTPPLSLLLFVANRPGDEEETAAIQAHIQQLPSNFSFELKVVPIGEQPYLLEKYKLVATPALIKVRPEPRQTLAGRKLLQKVDYWWPRWQREVALGLQADMQKSAAEQSDCSMELSRLKDELFQLRQERDRLAEQLQFKDRIISLLAHELRNPLTAVGIALETLESNLQEESNQQLHIEDIQRLFHHARSQTQTMGQLITDLLLAARGPQDKLQIMARQLDLRQLCQETVEDVRLNFERKKQHFTTDIPLDLPLVYGDGDRIRQVLVNLLDNACKYTPEGGKIHLSAFHRMTQKVQVTVADTGPGIPIEQQEKIFGETVRLDRDRTIEGYGIGLALCRQIIRMHYGQIWVDSQPGKGSCFHFTLPVYS; from the coding sequence ATGAAAGCGTCTGCGGATGCCAGTTCTCCCCAAGAAACGACACCGCCGCTCAGTTTGCTCCTGTTTGTTGCCAATCGTCCGGGCGATGAAGAGGAAACCGCTGCCATTCAAGCTCACATTCAGCAACTGCCCTCGAACTTTAGCTTTGAATTAAAAGTGGTGCCCATTGGTGAGCAACCCTACCTCCTAGAGAAGTATAAGCTAGTTGCCACGCCTGCCTTAATTAAAGTCCGCCCTGAACCGCGCCAAACCCTCGCTGGTCGTAAGCTCCTGCAAAAGGTGGACTATTGGTGGCCGCGCTGGCAGCGGGAAGTGGCCCTTGGCCTACAGGCGGATATGCAAAAGTCGGCAGCGGAGCAGTCAGATTGCTCGATGGAACTCAGCCGCCTCAAGGATGAGCTGTTTCAACTGCGCCAAGAGCGGGATCGCCTTGCCGAACAACTGCAATTCAAGGATCGAATTATTAGCTTGCTGGCTCACGAATTACGAAACCCCCTCACGGCTGTCGGTATTGCCCTTGAAACCCTAGAGTCCAACCTTCAGGAAGAGAGCAATCAACAACTCCATATTGAGGACATCCAACGCCTGTTTCACCATGCCCGCAGTCAAACCCAGACGATGGGACAGCTGATTACCGATTTACTGTTGGCGGCTCGCGGCCCCCAAGACAAGCTGCAAATTATGGCACGGCAACTGGATTTGCGGCAACTATGCCAAGAAACCGTTGAGGATGTGCGCTTAAATTTTGAGCGTAAAAAGCAGCATTTTACCACCGATATTCCTTTGGATTTGCCCTTGGTCTATGGCGATGGCGATCGCATTCGTCAGGTGCTGGTCAATTTACTGGACAATGCCTGTAAGTACACTCCCGAAGGGGGCAAAATTCACCTGAGTGCCTTTCACCGCATGACCCAAAAGGTGCAAGTTACTGTTGCAGACACTGGCCCGGGCATTCCCATTGAGCAGCAGGAGAAAATTTTTGGCGAAACGGTTCGCCTCGATCGCGATCGCACCATTGAAGGCTATGGCATTGGCCTTGCCCTTTGCCGCCAGATTATTCGTATGCACTATGGCCAGATTTGGGTGGACTCCCAACCGGGGAAAGGCAGTTGCTTCCACTTCACACTGCCCGTCTATAGCTAG
- a CDS encoding TMEM165/GDT1 family protein, translating to MDWQSFAVSFALVFLSELGDKSQLVAITLGSNARSATAVFLGVASGLVCTTFLGVLLGSGMATLIPVKVVKAIAAMMFAFLGFYLLSQTTADGLDKEQI from the coding sequence ATGGACTGGCAATCCTTTGCCGTAAGTTTTGCGCTTGTTTTCTTGTCGGAACTGGGGGACAAGAGTCAACTGGTGGCGATTACTTTAGGGAGTAATGCTCGCTCTGCGACTGCCGTGTTTTTAGGGGTCGCCTCTGGCTTGGTGTGTACAACGTTTTTGGGTGTGCTTTTGGGCAGTGGGATGGCCACATTGATCCCCGTTAAGGTGGTCAAGGCGATCGCTGCAATGATGTTTGCGTTTCTGGGTTTTTATTTGCTATCTCAAACAACGGCTGACGGCCTTGACAAGGAGCAAATTTGA
- a CDS encoding Fur family transcriptional regulator: MFTSPAPSSLPPIRSLEDAIDRCQRLGLRLSRQRRAILELLWDAKDHLSARQIYDRLNQAGKDIGHTSVYQNLEALSEHGIIECVERADGRLYGNISDSHSHVNCLDSQKIIDVHVELPPSLIAEIEAKTGVKIVDYRIDFYGYQNTEPRAQG; encoded by the coding sequence GTGTTCACGTCTCCTGCTCCCAGTTCTTTACCCCCCATTCGTTCCCTTGAGGATGCGATTGATCGCTGTCAACGCCTAGGACTGCGCCTTAGTCGGCAGCGGCGTGCTATTCTCGAACTGCTCTGGGATGCCAAGGATCACCTGTCGGCGCGGCAGATCTACGATCGCCTGAATCAGGCGGGCAAAGACATCGGCCACACCTCTGTGTACCAAAATCTTGAAGCCCTTTCAGAGCATGGCATCATTGAGTGCGTTGAGCGCGCCGATGGGCGTCTTTACGGCAATATCAGCGATAGCCACAGCCATGTAAATTGTCTTGATAGCCAGAAGATTATTGACGTTCACGTTGAGCTACCTCCCTCCCTCATTGCTGAGATTGAAGCAAAAACTGGTGTGAAAATTGTTGACTATCGCATTGATTTTTACGGTTATCAAAACACTGAGCCGAGGGCCCAAGGATAA